The DNA sequence CGGTAGAAGAAATGCATCGGCGTGCTGCCGATGCGGCTGGCCACGGCCGGGCTGCCAGCCATCACCAGGAACACGCCGATCACCGCTAGCAGCACCAGCGTGCCCAGCACCCAGCGGTCGATGGTCCACCACCAGCGGCCCATGAAACTCGTATTGGTTCGGTTAAGCGGCAGCATGACTCATCACCTTTTTGACAAGATCGCGGAACGCATGGCCGCGCTCCTCAAAATTCTTCCACTGATCCATGGATGCGCAGGCGGGCGAAAGCAACACCACCGGCTTGTTCACCGCATGCTGCGCGGCATCGCTGGATGCCCTGACGAAAGCATTGGCCAATGTACCACAACGCACCACCGGCACCACCCCTTCCAGCAAATGGACGAAGGCCTCCTCCGCCGCGCCGATGAGATAGGCGCGCGTCACCCGGCCGCGTATCAGCTCCAGGTCAAGCACATCGCCTTCCTTGGCAAGCCCGCCGGCGATCCAGTAAATATTCGTGTAGGATTTCAAAGCCTGATGCGCCGCATCGGCATTGGTGGCCTTGCTGTCATTCACATAGATTATGCCATTCTGCTCGCCGACCTTTTCCATCCGGTGCGGCAGCCCGACAAATGCATCGATGACCCGCTGCAATACCTCCACCGGCACGCCAAGCGCCATGCAAAGCGCCGCCGAAGCCGCCGCATTCTGCGCATTGTGCGGCCCCTGCAGGGAGGGCGCATCCTTCAGGGAAAGCGTCGCATCCCCCTGCGGCAGATGCAGCTCGATAACCCCGTCATGATAGGCAGCGTACCACCCCTCGCGCGGCACGGTGGATGCCTCACCCAGCGCCACCACCGTATGGCCCAGATGGGTGGCATCGTGAAACTGCTTTTGCCAGCTCACCAGCGTCCACGGGTCATCGCAGCCGATAACCGCTACATCGCCCGTTTTCATATGGCGGAAAATCCGTTCCTTCGCTTCGCGGTACCCTTCCATGCTGCCATGCCGCTCCTGATGGTCGACCGACATGTTCAAAAAAATCGCGCCACGGCAGTGGAACTTATCAACCAGGTCCAGCTGATAGCTGGAAAGCTCCAGCACATAGGCACCCGCCTGCGCATCCAGCGCCACGGCGGGCACGCCCAGATTGCCGCCCACGGCCACCGCGCCCAGCGGCTGCGGCGCTGCCGCCAGCATCTGCCCCACCAGTTCCGTGGTGGTGGATTTGCCGTTGGTTCCGGTAATGCCGATAAAGGCGGCATCCGGCCGCTGCAGATAGAGCATCTCCGCATCGCCGATCACCGGCTTGCCGTGCTCGCGCGCCAGCTTGGCCGCCACATGCGCTTTCGCGCCGAAAATGGGAATGCCCGGACTCATCACCAGCCCGGTCAGCACCGGCCAGGGCATGGCGGCGGGTTCGCAAATCTCGATTCCCTTGCCTGCCGCCGCCGCTCGTGCATCCGCCTTGTCATCCCAGGCAAGCACCAGCGCACCGCCGTCACGCAACCCTTCGGCCATCGCGGCGCCGGCCTTGCCCAGCCCCACCACCGCCCAGCTTTGCCCGCGTGCTGCTGTAAGCCTGGTCATGACCTACCGTAATTTAAGCGTGGAAAGCGCCAGCAGGCACAGAAACACCGTAATGATCCAGAAGCGGATCACAATGGTCGGCTCTTCCCAGCCCAGCTTTTCAAAATGATGGTGCACCGGCGCCATCCTGAACACCCGCTTGCCCGTGGTCTTGAACGAAATCACCTGAATGATGACCGACAAGGCTTCCGCCACAAACAATCCCCCGGCCAGCGCCAGCACGATCTCATGCTTGGTGATCACCGCAATCGTGCCTAAAGCACCACCAAAAGCGAGGCTTCCCGTATCCCCCATGAACACCATGGCGGGTGGAGCGTTGTACCAGAGGAAACCCAGCCCCGCGCCGATCAGCGCCGCGCAGAACACCGCCAGCTCTCCCGCACCCATCACGCGATGAATCTGCAGGTAATCCGCATACACCGCATTGCCCGCCACATAGGCGATGAACCCGAACGTTCCCGCCACCAGCATGATCGGCACAATGGCAAGCCCGTCCAGCCCGTCGGTAAGGTTGACGGCGTTGGATGCCCCCACCACCACCAGCATGGCGAAGATGAGATAAAACGCCCCCA is a window from the bacterium genome containing:
- a CDS encoding phospho-N-acetylmuramoyl-pentapeptide-transferase codes for the protein TPTMGGLMMLISLTISTLLWMEFTNPFVWIVLLITLGYGFLGFLDDYLKVSKRNTKGLPGRIKIVAQFIMAGMAALAIQYYSASNQNQHLALPFLKDVLIDMGAFYLIFAMLVVVGASNAVNLTDGLDGLAIVPIMLVAGTFGFIAYVAGNAVYADYLQIHRVMGAGELAVFCAALIGAGLGFLWYNAPPAMVFMGDTGSLAFGGALGTIAVITKHEIVLALAGGLFVAEALSVIIQVISFKTTGKRVFRMAPVHHHFEKLGWEEPTIVIRFWIITVFLCLLALSTLKLR
- the murD gene encoding UDP-N-acetylmuramoyl-L-alanine--D-glutamate ligase, producing the protein MTRLTAARGQSWAVVGLGKAGAAMAEGLRDGGALVLAWDDKADARAAAAGKGIEICEPAAMPWPVLTGLVMSPGIPIFGAKAHVAAKLAREHGKPVIGDAEMLYLQRPDAAFIGITGTNGKSTTTELVGQMLAAAPQPLGAVAVGGNLGVPAVALDAQAGAYVLELSSYQLDLVDKFHCRGAIFLNMSVDHQERHGSMEGYREAKERIFRHMKTGDVAVIGCDDPWTLVSWQKQFHDATHLGHTVVALGEASTVPREGWYAAYHDGVIELHLPQGDATLSLKDAPSLQGPHNAQNAAASAALCMALGVPVEVLQRVIDAFVGLPHRMEKVGEQNGIIYVNDSKATNADAAHQALKSYTNIYWIAGGLAKEGDVLDLELIRGRVTRAYLIGAAEEAFVHLLEGVVPVVRCGTLANAFVRASSDAAQHAVNKPVVLLSPACASMDQWKNFEERGHAFRDLVKKVMSHAAA